From Aegilops tauschii subsp. strangulata cultivar AL8/78 chromosome 5, Aet v6.0, whole genome shotgun sequence:
GGACGTACATGAGTGATGCAACTCAAGCATGCAACAAATAATGAGTGCATTTTGTAGGCACATATTTATTTTATGATTTTCTGTAAATGGTCATCCAAGGTTTATGTATGTTTCATATTTATTTTTCCCGGAGCTTTACTTCTGCGTCGCTCTCATCTATAATGGAAGGGAAAATATGTCCTCCTTAGTTTGGGTCGCCATGATCAACCAAGGAGTGAAAACTTATCCTCTTTGACATAATCGCACTTTGGCTTGTATCACGATGATCAGCCAAGGCAAAATGTCAAGATGGAATTGTATGTTGTATGTTCCTTGATTTGTATCACGATGATCTGCCAAGGAGTCTTTTTTTGTTGCTCTCAAACATATTTGTACTTTGGATTGTATCATGATGATCAGCCAAGGCGAAATGTCAAGATGGGCTATATGGAGAATACTCCCTTATTTGTATCACAATGACCAATAAAGGGCAAATTTTCCTCTCTTAAACATATTCACACTTTGGCTTGTATCATGATGATCAGCCAAGGTAAAATGTCAAGATGGGGCTATATGGAGAATGCTCCTTGATTTGTATCATAATGATCAATCAAGGAGAAAGATGAACATGATGAGAGATACAGAGAGACTTCTTGGTTTGTATCATCATGACCAACCAAGAAGCAAGAAGATTAGAGGAGTAGCATGATTCCCACCTACCTTCTTCAGGCTCCTGGCCAGGCGAAGGCCTtgcagcagcagcggcggcggcgtgtATGTGTAGTTTTTTTACAGTAGTAGTTTCAGTGTATATGTAGATGAGAGCAGCAATGTGAGGCTAGAGCGAAAAAATGGAGTCCCCAAGAGCAACCCCCTGGTGGTATTTATAGGAGGGGCAGCGCATGGATTAGCTTAGAGACGTGCCCACCTTCTAGAGATCGTGCTGATCGTGGGGGTCGTGGGAGCGTGCTGCGTTTTCCTTTCTTTGGCTTATTTCCTTTAATCCTAAATGAGTCAACCACATAGCTTGACTAGCAATTCCAATATGTATATGCTTTTTCTAGAACACAGTACAGATGCAAGCGTTCATATACACAcgcatacactcatccctataaacgcacacacgcacatccTACCCCTGTGAGCATCTCCAAAAGATTGAACCGGCATATCATGTTAAAATTTACGAAGTCACTGTAGGCACTTCGTCGTCGACggaaacgtctcctcccactgaatacgcatcgccggaaatccagAAATAAATGCGAGCATACATGGTTAAGAGCAAGGTTAATACTAGTAAAGCCTGTTGCCGGCTATATAGCAgcgccatgtcatctatagcctgTATTTGAAAAACCTTGTATTGTAGAATGGCTGTAGTATTAGCTATACATTtaatgcatgcatgcgtgcagaGGCAAAGGAAAGTCAAAGGATTGGCTGGGAGGAGCTAAATGCCGGCCATAGCTCTCGCATAGGCTGCATACAGGCTCCATTCCCTCGTTTCCTGTGCTATCGCTCGGCTACTGATGAAGCGCCGGCTTGGTTCTCTCTTCTCACTTCTCTCTCCTCCAGCTATAATTTTGCTGACGCGGAAGATGCTCTAGCCTGCTGACTAgtctctattgtacttgctctaagactatccacagtgggagtaacataggtagtaacatcacacatatttaaataaaatagatgatgtggcaagcaataaatgaagaaagaaatgaaagcggtaacataggtagttactagtagtatgagtaacatcacacatataagataagatgagtctatagcctaataaatgaagtgttgcatgttaccacacgtATGTTACTATCCattatagaggtagtaacatagactaacccattgtggctagtctaacCATGCGGGCTGAGCTTTGCTTTTCTTTAATTCTAATGAATGTGTGGGCCTGTGCACGCATGCAGCACGGGCTAGTCCTTAACTAGCTGTTAACAGCTCATTAAACTTATATATGGTGTGGGTGCACGCATTAATTATTTTCTACATGCAACTGAAAATCTAGCATCGTATCTGATTTGAGATGAATATGCTGATAAAATACAACGCGTATATATTTCATTAGCGTGATACATTTTTTATGCATTGCGATGATATTTTACATTATCGACGTGATAAAGCTGACATTTAGAATATGATCGATATTTTGGCAATATTAGTGCCCTCGTGACCATTTTAAGTTTGCATCGGCCAACTGTCGCCACTGGTGGCGTGTGTGCGTACGAATTATAACTTTAATGGGATAAATGAATTTTGCAGCTATAGGCggttctttatttatttatttatttattttgcaattGCTATTTGCCACAGTTATTTCCTCAAGCTATTTGGCAACTCGCTATTTCTATTTTATAATTTGACTTTATCATATTTTGATAATAAATATCGCTTTGTATTTTACTTCGGCGAAATTTCGTGTCAACACAGCCCATATGGAAAAACCAAGCCGCCTTTCATTCCCTGCGTAAATAGCAGTACTATAGCTTTTATTTTTGAAAAACGTTTGCGTACCCGAATATGGCCGGACACGATTTTTGTACCAAGGAGCGTCCGAAGGCAGCAACGCCATGCCCACTGATATGCTGCAAACCTAAGCTATGAGCTGCCTGTCCAGATGTTGGGAACGGCAAACACAGATGTTACATGCAGCCATGAGGTTTGTTGGAAGCGGCAGGGGGAGATGCTGGAACCATTGTCGCTGGAAGCTGCACACCTTGCTTGGGGGAAGTTGGAACTAGTGTTGTTGAAAGCTACAACCGTCTGCTGGAATTGCTCGAATCAGCAGGTAAAAAAGCTGGAACCGACTACTACCGGAGATGCATTCACAAGCAATGGTGCAACGGCAGCGACCTTTTTGCTACAACCGTCATCCTTTTTTGCTACTATTGGTGAGGGAATTTGCAACATCCGGCATGGCGAGCTGCATGGTGCTACGACCCGATAGGTGTTTTTCTTTTGCTGGAACCGGCTACTAGCGGAGGTGCAACAACGGGGTGCGGATGCTGGAACTGTCGTCTAGGAAAGTTGGAAGTGGAACCAGCATCAACAAAAGCTACATCCGCCTTTATTGTGGGTGAAGCAGTGGAGTCCAGGAGATGACGGCAAGGGAGGCATCAGACGGATGCCACCCTTGCATCGAGCGTTGTCGGCGAGGACGACGGGGTTGTGCAACCCGTTGCTGCAACCATGGGACCGCGCACTGCAACCTCGCTGGCCGGTGCTAGGGACGCCGCTGCCGTTGAAGCGTCCATGGCCAGGAGATGCAAGACGAGGCGGCCATGGCGAGGGACGCGAACGGCGAGGTTGCAAGCAGACCAACCACGACGGGGGGCGTGTCCAAGGCTGGATGcggggcgatcgacggcggcgcTCGCCATCACGTGTTCTGAGAGAGAAAGCCGACACGAGGGAAAGGGTATGAAACACAGGGGCTCACACGCACATCGAATGGCTCTAGCTTGCTGCATTGGATAGCTTGGTCGGCACCGGCCCAACTATTGGACCGGCGCGCCTGCGCCTAGCACTGGcctttatttttcctttttctaGTTCAGCGCGGGCTCGCATCCAGGTTAACTCGTTTCCTAGTAGGCACGTAAATCTATTTCTTACACTGTAGGGCAATCTCCCCAAAGcaatttttattaattaaattAAACAAACAGATACAAGGCTTGAGCTAAGCacaaaagaagaagagaaaaaaaagaaggaaacaacagaagaagaaagaaagaaaaaccaAGATTACAATCGTAGAAGCCCGTAAATCTTTACCAAATAATAAAAAACCGACTGCTTCTATTCGTCTGTCATCGCATGTTTTGCAGAGAAGTCCTTGCACTTCCGTGAAACCAACCCACTGTCCGATTTAAGTGAAAACAACAAAATATTTCGTGTTTTGTAGAAAACCCCTTGAGGTTTCGATTAATCAAACCATGGTTATTTTAAGTGAGAATAGAAAACATTTTTCTTTGTGCGGAAAAACCCTTCAGATTTTGGTTAATAAACCTGCTGTTCGTCTAGAAATAACTCTTTTTATATAGATTCAAATGTTGTTTAATATTCACATCTTTTAACCGTAACTCCAATTTTAACATcttatatatgaaaattgattAGAAAATATGTAGAATATGAATATGATGTTATTGTTACCCGTTAATTATTTTTAAATGATGCTTAGGGACAGATTCAAATGCttcaaaaaatattcatttcTTTTAAACCCTAACTCCAATTTTAAaatgttatatatgaaaattgattAAATGCGTACAATCTGAATATGATGTTATTTCACATGTTAATAATTTTTTAAATGTTGTTTAGGATGCAACATTAATCAGTAGTGCATGACTCATCTTTCTTTCGTACCGGTGCCGATTCAAATAGAAAAGGAACAACTCGGCAAAAACAAATTGGAGACGAACGAAACCATCTATGACTATGCATGTCCGTCAACAAGAGTGGGAAGAAGGATAAATGGCAAGACTGATGAGATGCTATGTTGAAATGAAGGACGTGGACCTATTGGGGTCTTGAGTCATGGTTATTGTGTTAGGAGAGTGCGGTATTtttttcccgttgcaacgcacgggctttTTTGCTAGTATTATGTTAATTGACCGTAGGTGTAGCATTATTGGAGGGAGGGCCCTTCGCGCGTTCGAGCGTAACTGCCTCGAATGCCACCATTCCCCTGCGAGGAGCCCATAGAACGCATGATTATTTCCTCTCATGCACAACGAAAGACACATTCCCTCCCTGTTACCATCCATTAAATTAATGTTTGTGTAACATAAATTTTTAATTAAATTGCAAAAAATCTTATATTTAGTTACCAACTTTCAAGCCACCTGGATTTAGCGACAGAACCGAACGACCCGTGCAATGTACGATCCGCAACGCACGGCTCCGCTTCTCTCATTTATGTGTATAGTATGGTAATATATGCACCGCAGACCTGATAAACTCATGCACAAACACTGTGGGAACTTTTTATATGGAAAAAAATTGTTGAAAACATACTCCCATAATTTACACGTAAATAGCATAGTAATTTACATACTGCAAAGCTAATAACTCACAAACACCATGGTAAATTTTTAACTGGGGATACTTTTTGTTGGCAACTTTTGTGTAAATATCATGATAATATATGCACCGCGGGCTTGATAACATGATAATATACGCAAACAGAGTAGATAACTCATGTCCAAACACCATGTTAAATTTTGACATGGAGGGAAACGTTGTTGGAAAATATAATCCCGGTAGCTTCTGTGTAAATGACATGGCTATATATGCACAAGAGAGCTGATAACTCACGTACAAACATAGCGTTAACTTTTTGACCTAGGTTATCTTTTTGGAGAAACACCTCCCGGGAACTCATGTGCAAATAACATGATAATATACGCACAACAAAGCTGATAACTTACTTAGTCCGGGCGTGATAACTTTTTGACCCAGAAAAAGTCATTGTAACATACCAACATGAGATATAGTTTTGAAGGTTTCATCGCGATAGATTTTGTTTGTTTGTGAAAATGGATTTTGAATTGGACAGATGGTTCGAGCTACAAAACATTTTAAATTCAAAATAGGCATAATTTAGGATGACATTATTATTTTTGTATTGTATGCATGCATGTGCATGTGGGAAGAAAGTTCAAGAGACCATTTTATGCCCCGATAATTTCTGTGTAAACCGCATGGTAAATTATCCACAACAGATATGATAACTTACGTAGCACATGCATGATAATTTTGTATCTAAAAAAGTCGTCGAAACATATCAAAATGGGATCTAATTTCAAAGGTCTCACCACGACATTATTTTAATGTGAAAATGATTTTACAACCGACCAACGATTTGAGCTACAAAATACTTTCAATTTTAATTTTCGATGAAATCTTGTTGACATCATCAATTTTGTTTGTATACGCATACATGTTTAAAACAGAATGAGAGATAAGTTGTGCATGCAATAGTACGCAGTGAGCTTGCACGGTAGTGATTCTTCGAGCACTTGGGCTGGAGTCGTCCGATAATCATGCTTAAAAAGCGTAACGTTCGGCCGTTAGCATTGTTCTTTATTTAGTTACAAAGGTAGTAATAGAGTTAACGATCAGGTTTAAACTAGGCCGGACTTGAGACAAGAAAAGGCTTGAATTAACTTAAAACAGAGAAAGTAGAACGAAAGCGCGTTGCATCTTTCTTTTCACCAAGCGACTGAACTACTCTACACGCTACACGGCTAGAGCATTTCTCGATCAGGTCCTTGGTGCCGACGGCGTCCGCTCCAAGATTCCGGCGTGGGAGAGCAGCGCCCATAGCTGCGTCATTAACTCTCCGCCCGCACCGAGCATCTCAGCGTGGATGTCCACGTTGTCCGACGGGGCGAGGAACAGTATGAACTCGGCCCAGAACTCGGCCAGCACCTTCCACCGCCGCCCTTCGTCCGGCACGGACGCCATGAGCTGCCCGCCGAGCACCGCCGCCTTCTCtatgatgctgctgctgccggctCTCTCGTACAGGCTGCCACCCTCCAAGTAATTCTCCTCCTTGCACTGTATCTTATCTAGCCGGTCCAGGATATCGGCCTTGGTCCGACAGCCGTCGAGGTGGACCCGAGCCTGCCGCACCGCCGTGTCGAAGATCTGCTCGGCGTTGTAGCTCGGGTCCGGTAGCATCTCCGGTACGAAGGCCACCAGGTAGGCGCAGTAGTTGGACAGCTTCCTCGCCACGAGCCTGTGGTCGTCGACAGTATCACCACCACGGCCGCTAATCCACTTGAAGCGAGTGGTGACGACGTGCCACACCAGGATCTGGTCGGTGACCTTGGGTAACCTGCACGCCCATGCCAGCTGCTGCGACAGGCCGTGCCTCTGCACGGTGGCGACGCCATTGGTGAGCTCGCCGCGGCTGGCCTTGAGCGAGGCGAGGACGGCTCGCTTCACCTGCTGAGGCAGAGCCTTTCTGCTGCCTTTCTTCTGGCCCTGCCGCCGTGGTTCGACCAGGTAGAGCGTGATCCACGACCGCACGTTCCACGGCCGGTGGTCGTACCAGTGCAGGAGCACGTACTGGCCGATCTTCTGCTCCCAGTAGGTCGTCTCCGGCGGAGTGATGTTCTGTTTCCAGCACCAGAGGTGGCCGTACCGGTGCTTGGTCCAGGGCCGGTCGTCGCGCACGCAGCGGTACACGGTCATGACGTACCGCCAGCTGTTGGAGAAGGCGGCCAGCGCCTGGCAGACCTCGAGCCCCGCCGTGATCACCACGAGCACCACCGTGACGGAGCGGTCCAGGTCCTTCACGCCGACGTGAGGACGGCTGTACCCGGGGCCAAGAGTGCCGACGAAGGCCGTCCACATGGTGAGGCTGAGCATGACGACGGCGATGAAGATGTAGGTCCTGACCCCCACCGGGAGGATGTTCCTGGTGTAGAAGAAGTCGTACAGGAAGGCGAGCTCCGCTTCGACGACCCGGAAGGCGGCGTCAGGGCCGGTGACGGCGTGGTGGATGAGGCCGGTCAGGACCAGGTCCAGCGACTTGGGCGAGCCGGCTTCCGCGGGGATGTACCCGAAGAACCGCCGCTTCAGCAGCTTGAACAGGGAGAAGGCCAGGCAGAAGTCCTTGGCCATGTCCTTCTCGGCGTCGCTGTATGCCTGGCGATCGATCCACCGGTAAACTTGATCGATCGTCACGACCCCCTTCACCttggcgggggcgggggcggagCTCGTCGTCGCCGTCAGTATCGAGCTCGTCGTCCTCGTCAGCGCCGAGCTGGTCGCCGTCGTCATGAGTATCTCGTCCTGGGAAGAACGGGGTTGGTGGCTCAGCTGCCGCTGGATGGCCTCCTCGCCGTGGAAGAGGTACTTGTACCCCTTCATGGTGGCGGGATCATGCGGCAGCTGGTCGGCGGCGAGGAAGTCCTCGACGTCCATGTACTCGGCGACGACCTTGACGGACGGGTCGGGGAGGCTGGACCGGACCATCTCGACGATCTTGGCGGCCGTCTTGAGCACGCTGAGGCTCCAGAAGGCCCAGATGGCCGCCCGGTAGCTGGTGTTGGCGCCGATGGCCTTGAGGATGAGCCAGAGCACGAGCGCCGTCTGGAGGGCGTGCTGCAGCAGCAGCTTCTTGCGCTGGTCGACGTCGCGGCGGCTGTGCACGGGCGCCGCGTACGCGCTGGCCTGGATGAGCAGCAGCGCGGACGCCCAGAGCACGAAGGTCTGGCCATGGAAGGGGCCTTCCTGGATGATGCCGACGGCGTAGGTGACCACCACGTAGGAGAGCGAGTAAGCGATCCACATGACGCCGCGGAGCACCCGGTCGCTGCTCCGGCGCTGGGTCGAGCCGTACAGCACCAGCGACGACAGCACCAGCGCGCTCGCCAGCACCACCACCTCCAGCCGCAGCAGCCGCTCTTCCACCGTGCCGAAGGTCTCCGTGATGCCGCCGCACCTCGCCCCATTGCCGGCCTCCATGAATCAACCTGCATGCGTGCACTAGCTAGCTCAGgtacgcaaactaattaactCGAGTCCTTTTTTATCATCATCAATCGTGGAATGGAACTTGGAAAGATAGATGGTGTGGTGATTTGATACAAACACGAGAAGTATCTATGACAAGTCAGATTGATGGAGAGAACAAGCATAAATAAAGCAAACTTAATTCTTTGTGCATGACGGAAGGCAAGAATCTTCGAGTCTCGCGTAGGAGAACTCCTCCGAACGAACAGATTCTTCAAGCCATGTCTCAAATCCAAATTTCTAATACAGCTATACGCATTTTTTATTTCgatttgaatttttttatgtTCAGTAGACACATGACTTGTGAACTTAAAAAATGAATATTTTGAAACATTTAAATTGATTTTCTTTAAATGGAAGCATGACAGCATGTGAGGGATGGTATCGCTGGATTTTCTCCGCTAGGCCTCGAGTCATTTTCCTAGTTGTCCACGCATCTATTGCACAGAGTGGAGAAATCAGGAAAAATAATACACCATTAAGGTCACTCTCGTAAATTGATCAATGTTCTCGCATATTGATATTGTTGATTATGTGCTATCTCCACGCCTGATAGGTAAAACTTTATTATTTTTGTTATAATCCTTTTTAACAGTTGATGATGATGAGCCACTAGGAAAACAATTATTGTTATATCATATAGTAGAGTTGTTCTCTAACATTATCGTGAGCAAATGGTTCATATAAGCCTCAAAATTGATTGAGTATGAGTGCATTGTTTTAGAAAAAAGGCTCGGCCGAGCCCAAGTAGGGCTCGAACCTAAcccggctttgaattaacaaagccatcaaccggccaggagATTAGAATCGACACCTTACagaggaaaaacaaaataaacagCGAAAGATACAAAGAGTTGTGCCAACATCTAATAGGCTCCATCCACACTACAAGCAAAGATCTAATAAGACTAAGGCACTAAGCAGCTTGAAGACGAAGAAGCCCTCCAACCTGAGCAAGCCAGCAACAACAGAACCATGTCGACATGAAGCACTCAGCAGGTGCAAAGGCAACCTTGTCTGCTCCAAGGGCTCTAGCTGACACGGAGACAACCTCCTCCATCTTCGAAGAGAGCACCCTGCCCCCTCGCCCTGGCACGAAGGGCGCCGATCCGTCAAGAGATGAAGACGCTCACCCGAGAGCTAAGGAGTGAACCAGCGCCGTAGCCCCTGGAAGCCAAAACAGTTCACCAGCAATAGCAAGACAAGCGCAATGAAAATTAGCTTCGGCCCTGTCGAGAGACTTGCACACGAGGAGATGCAATGGCAAGGCAGGACGACTGAGGGTCAAGCAACAGTGGAAGGAGGGTGCCGAAACAGAGCTCATTGATACACCTAGTCTGCAGGGACAAGCGCCGAGCTCGTATGGAGCTACCAAAAGAGCAGATAGGAGTAACTGCAGAGACACCGTCCGTCAAACTCCGACCACGCCACCATCCACCACCAGAGAACCAGACGGCACAACCACCCCAAGCTCACCAAAGACGGCACCCCCAAGAAGGTGACGACGCGAGCGGCGCCGCTGCAGCCCGATCCGGAAGGGATCTAGGCTTTCGCCCGGTACACGAGTAGGGGGGAGAGGAGGGGAAAAGGGACAACCTTGACGACGTCAACAAGAAGGGAACGGCGTCCAAGGACGTCGCCGCCGTCGTGGCCAACCAGCCGGCCTCGGATTTCTCCGGTGTCCCTACCCACCTCCAGCCACCAAGCAGGAACAACCCCGGTAGCCGGAGACCACCACAGGCCAGATCCAGCAGGGGCGCCGTGGAAGTCTGAGGATGGAACCTTCAAATCGGAAAAGGGCACCACGAGGGGGGgcccgcaccaccgccaccacctgccgccacctcgccgcccccgcGGCCAAGGAGGACGGCCAGCACCGCCGGCCACCGCGCGCTGAAGCAGAAGCCGGCCCACCAGCCATGGCCGCCGCCATGGAAGCAGAGCACCTCGGGGGAGGCCTAGGCTGCTAGATCCTCGCCGCCACCTTCCTCGGTAGCCGCGCGGCGCACCGGCGGCTCCTC
This genomic window contains:
- the LOC109735619 gene encoding uncharacterized protein; translated protein: MEAGNGARCGGITETFGTVEERLLRLEVVVLASALVLSSLVLYGSTQRRSSDRVLRGVMWIAYSLSYVVVTYAVGIIQEGPFHGQTFVLWASALLLIQASAYAAPVHSRRDVDQRKKLLLQHALQTALVLWLILKAIGANTSYRAAIWAFWSLSVLKTAAKIVEMVRSSLPDPSVKVVAEYMDVEDFLAADQLPHDPATMKGYKYLFHGEEAIQRQLSHQPRSSQDEILMTTATSSALTRTTSSILTATTSSAPAPAKVKGVVTIDQVYRWIDRQAYSDAEKDMAKDFCLAFSLFKLLKRRFFGYIPAEAGSPKSLDLVLTGLIHHAVTGPDAAFRVVEAELAFLYDFFYTRNILPVGVRTYIFIAVVMLSLTMWTAFVGTLGPGYSRPHVGVKDLDRSVTVVLVVITAGLEVCQALAAFSNSWRYVMTVYRCVRDDRPWTKHRYGHLWCWKQNITPPETTYWEQKIGQYVLLHWYDHRPWNVRSWITLYLVEPRRQGQKKGSRKALPQQVKRAVLASLKASRGELTNGVATVQRHGLSQQLAWACRLPKVTDQILVWHVVTTRFKWISGRGGDTVDDHRLVARKLSNYCAYLVAFVPEMLPDPSYNAEQIFDTAVRQARVHLDGCRTKADILDRLDKIQCKEENYLEGGSLYERAGSSSIIEKAAVLGGQLMASVPDEGRRWKVLAEFWAEFILFLAPSDNVDIHAEMLGAGGELMTQLWALLSHAGILERTPSAPRT